Genomic segment of Populus trichocarpa isolate Nisqually-1 chromosome 12, P.trichocarpa_v4.1, whole genome shotgun sequence:
ACACGGGACATCTTAACAAAACAAAGGgtaaaaatagaagaaacaaaatatcGCAACCTAGTTTTATAGTAACGGAAAACCTTATCTGGTCTTTTAGAAGTTTTAGGCGAAGGGCTAgttatgtaataaaaaagataactaTCACCCTATATATCATacctaaaataaactatatttttgttaaaaaaaaatgaatggtgtTTATTATGTTAGGAATTGCCtaaactaacatgttttgtttaAAAGTCTAAACTAAGAGagtggttttttatttagaaatgagAAGGGCTTGATCCCCATTTAGAAAATGTTCAAGCATTGGACTTGCTAGAATGGTGAGTTATTTGACGAATGTTGACCTATAATAAATATGTGGTTCGAATGCCACCACTCATTCTTAATAGGCTTTTATGGGATCAAGTTGATCCGACCTAACTTGCTCACAGCATCAAtgaagatattttaaatataaaacaaataacacatACCAACATGATTATAAACATGTATTCACAAATTCAAATATTCGATAATAATCATCCAAGGATACAAGTAAAAAAAGGACCCTCTAACCCTgggttgaatttttaaaataatgacaGCTTATATGCCATaacaaacacaataataaaaaccataTAATAAATAACATAGACATGTACTTGCTAATTTAAACACCTGACAGTTAACATGTAAAGATGAAAGCTAGGAATAGGTCATCTAATTATGAATTGAGTTCTCAAAATAGATGATAACTTATACACAAATATAAACAATTATATATGCATAAAACTTTTGCATTGAGACCTAACCATTATGAATCAagtaaactaaaaatcaaatatgatcCTCTTAACCCCATCATGGATATTGATTCTAACCTTATCTcgtcttgaaaaaataatgccCCATAACTTTATACTCCCAAGCTTGCCATGCAATGATGTGGACTCCAACATCTCAAATATCTATCATAATACCCATaaagaatcaataaaattataaattattcaaaataaataaaaatttattccgATTTGAAAATAACCTTCGAAAGATATTGGAGTTGACTTGAGACCATGAATAAAGACTAGAAAATATTGACGTATAGGCTCACATGCTTGCACATCTAGTACGTGTGGGAAGGTTGTGGCACACGTGTTTCACGCACCGAATTTGACTtgcaaaaaaagaacaaaacattttGATTTGAAGAATTTTGGGTTGATTCTTTAGGCAAAAGGATTTTTATTTAGGGATGAtctattttatgaattttgggTTGGAGAATGAAGGAGTGGGATTAGAATTCTAGGATTGTTTGGTTATTGTGTGTTTTTAGTGAGGGGAAATGGCTATCATGGACTGCTAAACTTCTAGTGAGAGGGGCATGAAGGATCATGAATATTGTTCATTTCCAAAGAAGATGGaggaaatggtttttttttttgtcaaattagcATAGTAAACTTAAAAATTTGGAGGAATGACatcatttgaaaaacatttggtGAAATGACATAGTTCGACCTTGTCGCCCTTGTGAAGGGCGACATTAACAAAATGTCGTGTTTCTGAAGTGCAATAACTTAAGATGTCGCGCTTCACAAGGGcgacatcaattaaaatttaaacatttcaaaCACCATCAACACACAGACGCCCCCTtctctcttgaaaaaaaaactcatcatctCCCTCATATCTCTCTTAAAAAACTTATTCATCacttatattttgcttttaaaacaactaaaaattgaaCTCATTCTAGTCTTTAagcatcatttgatatttttatattaaaaatcatggGGCTAGTTATGATTATGTAATATGAGAATATGTTGAGTTTAGTTAGAATTTGTTAATTGtggttattatgatttttttattttttttaaccggaataaaattttagatatagTTCCTATATAGAGGAAACTCTATccaaattttgatgaaattataacTATTTTAACTCTATaagatcataaaataaataaaattcagattaatgaaaactatgattttatCAACTTTTTCAAGCTTAAAGCATGGAAATGACCTAAAACCTTATAGTTTGGTTATTGTCCAACCGTTTTATCAAATGTCAAGCCGTTTCTCAAAATGATCTCCTTGAGAATGCCACGGTTTTAAACCATGACATTGAATCAGATGTCATGGTTAAAAAACATGACATTTCATTAATGTCACGGTTGTGAACCGTGCCATCAGTTGTCGCAGTTTTGAAACGCGATATGTATCAAATATTCTGGTTCTCAACCACGACATTATTGAAATGTCACATTTCTGAACTATAATATCCTTAAATtgtgatatttttctaaaacattttCATATGTgtcatttcatatttaattatgtttagaGTGTTAATTGCCCAATTTATTCGAGGAAATGGTAATGAGTAAAGGTTTTTGAGGTTAATATAAGGGAGATGGTAGAAAAGCTATTGTGAACGCGAGGTGTGGAAGATTGAGAGAACTATTGGTTAGTGTGGGTATAATGGTGTCTAATGGAAGTCTATTGTTGCTACAGTGGTGTGACTAATGATTGAGTTTTGACAAAatgatttatgtttctttcttttttgttcttacaggatgtatttttcaaaaagagtgttatatatatatatatatatatatatatatatatatatatatatatatatatatatatcttttttaatatttttgtatgattttttactttatgATTTTACCCTATATTTATGATGTTCTTTAAGCTTTTATAGTATCGAGTTTCCtgttaaaactagaaaaattaaaagattttaatattcttaCCGTATTGGATaataatctttaatttaaaaattttatggttAAAGAttgcttcatttcattttcttacatGTTCAGAATCTCctataaatattcttattaaaGTCACAactatttcaattttgtttgatcctatatttatttttctttcctcatttatataatcttttattataatatttgattctCCATCATTTTGGTCCCGTTTTCTTCTGTGGTCATCATTTCAATCCttggttcattttattttattttttattataaaaacttacactgaataaaataaatagaagtacaaaaaatcttaaaatgacCATCAATTGGCTAAATCACCTCCAAGAGACATTGTTTCAggaaatttaaaatacattggaaaaaatgaaggaaaaaaggaGTTATGATTACAATAGCCAttgaaaacacacaaaaaaaaaaaacgttgagATAGAGAGAGTACATTTAACTTACAATAGAAACAAGTTGATGGTTGTAAGCCACAAACACTTCCATTAATATGAGCCCTTCTAGGCTCAATTGTAAAAACCAAAACCCTTTGATGGGGTGAGGAGTTCTAAGGAATTAAAGAACTTTATACAAGACAGAGTAGTATTTCAATGTTTCTAAGACTAGTTTGGGTGAGCAAGAGGACATCAATACAATGTTCCTTGTAGGTGATGTGAAGTTGTGGTGGAGGACAAGAACCAAGAAAGATTTAAATGGTGGACGACCTAAGATTGATACATGAGAATGTTTGGAGGGACTTAAATGCTGGGTGAAATACATTCAGCATGTGACGTCCACGCATTTCACTCGACGATCACAATCCAATATGGATAACTGGAACAAATGTGTTCACGGTTCCATTATCACAGACACTAGCGACTCTATTCCGTTCGTTTTGCATTCAAAGCGAatggtatgattttttttattacatacatttttttattagttgttttttataaatatatttaactgacaatatttttttttattgcaggcTATGGTGCTTAGACGCGACCCAAACCCAAAAAGCTTTTTATTGAAATGTATGTGCGGGGTGATGACCATCAAAAAGGGATGCAATAGTTCGTTGATAGTCGAGATtagcactttgtggtatgttggttttcaattattttttttcttaagttattatttccttgaatttaattatttttttttctttccaagatACATATAACAACCGATTGAAGGAGAGATACGAGGACGATCATTCGACCCTTCCGGATATCGATCCAGATTTATGGTTGTAGgtaggatcgtctggtggacccaaTAGAAATCAACTGTAAGGACTCTCTAACACTACAACTGAGAACTTGCAGACAACTTGTAGTGCTTCGATCATTAGATGTTCGCAATCAATTTCAAGCATTCAAACTTCGAAGTTTGCAGTGATGTTAGACCAATAGGTATAGGACTGGACGACCCATCTTAAAGATAAATATGAACGACTCACTGCTAATTATAAAGAACACCGCCGATTGATAACGAAGATGAGATCACATATGAGTGATTCATGTGCACCCTCTAATTGACCTCATGGTCCCGACGATGACCAACCTCCttctctattttatatttattctatttGAACATATAAATGTTTAATTCTGTAatagatatttgatttttatactaatttattctattttaattatttttctacttttattcaatatttttttttgaaaaatatttttaaaatattactgacgGGGTTACTGATGGCACAACTCCGTTGGTATATTCTtgagagttggaaaagaattacttCAAATACAACTACTATTGTTAATGCATCgatgaaattataaaaggtATTTTATCggttatatattatatttatcgatGAATATACCAACAGAATAAAACAGGTAACTTTTTTTTGGcgtgttttatttataaattcatcaatatatttattattgacaAACTCattaataattcataaattatcaataaaaaaatttttaatgaattatttttatccgTGAGTCCATCGTAATATTTATACCATCGGACAACTTGAGGCATTGCAACAAGAAAATTAGATGCTTTTGGACACATCGATATATGTAACGACCAGATACAAAAGATAAAGATGTTTAATGCTGTGTTGGCCATGGGTATAACGCATGCTTTATGGTTAACAAATTGGTATATTGCATATAAAGATCGGGAATGATTCTTGTAAATTATTGTGCACTACATATTTGCTTTTGTCCCCTTGTTTACAACGAATGAGaggttgacaaaaaaaaaagacttggttTGTGGGCAAACACCAGGAGGCAGAAATTTGAGAAAGATTTACCCCTAGCCTTGGCCCACATGGTAATTTGGGAGTCTGCCTGTGAACGTGAAATGACCGGAGAATCGAAGGTGGCCTGACAATTGAAAAGGCCCATAGATTTATTATGCGTTATCGTTTATGTAATGAACAAAAGCCCATCTGGCCGCTATAGGGCGACGAGGGTACCACTGATAGTGATATTGTTGTAGTGAACGTCGTCAATATTCatgacaaataatatatataatttaattcaaaatgcatgcttaagaaaaaaataaaaaaaagggtacaCGAATCAGCAATAATTTTGGGAAGAGACGGTGACCACATCCACAATCATACACTCTCTATCCATCCATGAACCATGACTAGCATATAAATACCCTCCATATCCTCTCCATATATAAACTAGACGAGTTCCATTCCAGATTACAGAACTTCTTTCGAGCTACCAACTCTCTCCAGAAGGGGTTTGTTAACGTGCATATCCCTCCATATTCTGTAACATTTCTCTGCGACAACAATGCAAGGAGCTGGGAATGGTGAGTATAGAAAAGGGTTGTGGACAGAGGAGGAGGACAGAATCTTAACGGATCACGTAAAGGTGCATGGCAAAGGGAAGTGGAATCAGATAGCAAAAGTCACAGGTACTTGGGATTTCTCTTTTTAATCTTTGCCTATAGAAGGAAATGCTAGCTTTAATTAGTACTTGTGGCATGTTTCTTTTTACCAGCTAATTACAagatttgtttgtgtttgaatATTGCGATTTAGGCCTCAAGAGATGTGGCAAAAGCTGCAGGTTAAGATGGATGAATTATCTAAGCCCTAGTGTTAAGCGCGGCGTTTtctctgaagaagaagatgacctTATCATCAGGCTCCATAAGCTTCTTGGCAACaggtttctcttcttctcttacGGTTATATAAATTCTGAGTTAGCATAATTAGAATATCTGGTTAAGACTAATCACAGATATAATTAACCTCCTGATTCATTCTCTCAGCTTATACTTATCAAGTCTTATAAAAAGCTGTGGTTTTAACAAgttaatcatctcattttaatatttGCTTGATGCACAGAGGATGGCCACACAATATCATGCGTTTCTGGGCAGCAtgaattcacacacacacacacacacacacacacacatatatatatatatatatatatatatatatatatagcatgtgTGATGATGCTATTATCTCACAATATCTACTAGCTAGGAGATGATCATTTATATAGCACGGggtcttctcttttttttttaaaagacatcaTAGGTAAACAAGGACAAAACCCATTTTCGCTGCTCTAGCTCTATCGGCTGAGCTAGGACAATACATTTTTTGGGAGACAAGGCTGGCCCTGTCTTCTAAAGAGGAGCTGTAACCCACATTAGCTGCAacaatatattttgaaaggtCTACCATGTGCGGATATGATTTCACAAAAGTGCGAAAAAGGACTCTCGTGATTCTTAGCAGAGGTGAACATGCGCAGCTTAAATTGCAAACTTTTAATGTGTAAAATcgttttcatcaaaattatcgTATGTAGCTTGATAGCGAAAAATGGCCATGCTTTTCTTTTACCTATGCCTGTAATCTATGGCTCTATATACCCATGGTTTACTCTTAGTTCTTACTTTACCAGAGGACACCATCATTTTTTACTGTTTCCACCATGTTCCTAGCTGCCATATCTTTTGAATTGTCTTCTACATTATTGTACGTTAAGTTTCATTGTGGgataatttgctttctatgattAAGTTAACAtaccaaatatatattcttatactttcatttattattcttaGGTGGTCTTTAATTGCCGGTCGAGTTCCGGGAAGGACAGATAATCAGGTGAAGAATCATTGGAACACTCATTTGAGCAAAAGACTTGGGATCAAACAGAAAAAATGTAAAGTTAGTGCTTCTTCATCaaaattttctgaaaaattaggGGCGAATTCCAGGACAAAATTAAGTTCAAATGATGAACCAATTTTATCTCACAACGGTGAAGCTGAAATCCATACGGAGATACAAGACAATTCTgaaaaagtaaaggaaatgacTAGCTCGCAAGACCCTGTATTGTTCGGTGATTGCTATGACAATTTTTGGCTTTCCAATAGTGACCCATTTTCTTGTTCCCCAAACTTAATGGAATTTCTAGACCAGTCTCTTGATCTCTTTTGCTATAACTTGTAATTAAAGCtccgggtttttttttatttcaatagctgttttaataaatattttttttggtttttctgtAATTAACTTGacatatgtatgtatgtatatatgtatgtatgtatatatgtatgtatgcaaGTGTTCACATATTTGATATCTTGAAATGAGGTTTTCAGCAATTCATTGGAAACATAAGCATACCTTCGACAAGCAAACAAACATGCATGCAAGGGATGCATGTGGTGATAAGTCATCCATCTTTTATGGCCGTACCCTATGGGGATGCATGGCTTTTTTGAGAAATAAGGCAAGTCTTGGTGCGAGATACATATGCTTGATTAATCCAGACTTCTGaaactttcaaaattaattgtatttaGAGAATGGTGATTAGGTAACTCATGAGACGTGGATGAttgaaaggaaattaaaatttattttttaaaatgaataacttaaaagatgtaataaaaaaacgttaaattgatgaaattaaaaacaaattaaaatttgataaaagaactaagaatcaaaattaaaacattgagAACCAAACCTTAAATATCATTAAACTTTGAATTGAAgggtagaattaaaaaaaaatcaaattcacaaaaaaatccaagacaaaagtaaaaatcaagaaaatgaaaattagatttgaaaaaattgaaaatgaagattatggattcaatgatgaaattgaaaataaattgagatttaATAAAAGGCCTACGAATCAAgcttagaaatcaaaacattgagaatcaaatctaaaatgTCATAAAATAAGACAAAccagaatattgtttttaatggcCCTCATGAAATTAAACAGGGAGAAGAgagataaatattgtttttagtggccatcataaaattaaacagGGAGGagagagataaaagaaaaagaaaaacaagaggcaACCGATGACAAACTATCACACTTGCTGCCCTACATGGGAGGGGGCGTTGTGGAGCTTCAAACATTGTAGTGGAAGCTGGTGTTCCTCAATTGGACAACAACTCAAGTGTCGCTCAAATTAAGAGTGTGAAACCGCCTCACATGCTGGCACGCGTATAGTACGcgctaacaatttttttaaaaattaattttttaaaatggaaaaaggTTGGATTGCCCCTAGCCCAAAATAACATTTAAgggtaatttagtatttttactttgtaataaaaatatgagcggaccataatatcttttatgaattttgaaatgatatttGTACTCTAAGAAAAAGATCGAATTACCCTCCTAATAAAGCTAAATATTTTTGTACTGTGGTAGgggtaaaatgataattttcctGTGCGGATTCACAATAAATTGTGAGTATGTATGTACACTGTTTAACtgattctttttagtttttttttttagttttttttttaatttttctgtgattaaaagaaaatgaattggaGAACAAGACTAATATGCGGGAGAAATTGGCTAGGTACTCGATTTCgttgattttgatttgcaaGATGTTCcgtgtcatttgtttttttttggggtcCTTTTCTGTGAACTTCTACAATTGTTTGAGGTGCTCCACGTACCTGTCCCGGCTGCtataacaaatatcattttttagtgGGTTAGCGGTAATGcaatataaagtattttttaaaacaatatattaaattaatatttatatatatatatatatatatataattttgatatatatttaaatattattcaagCACAACGCTAAATGATGTCTCagtttgattaaattttaattttcattgagctctggttttttaaGAGAATTTTTCTGTAAacttaactcatttttcatataaaatagattttacaGTATTAACCTAAGTTTAATTTGTACTTATTTTTCAAGGGCCAGATACCTATTTTCCAGCTACTAAAGTCACCGATGGAGTCACAATTCATGACTACTACACACAGATATTTTCCATGCTCTTGGTATATATAAGCTACTAGTCAATGCCCAACTATTGTATTGATTGTGCGAGTGattcgttttttttattattattgtttttatcccttgtacataatattaattaaaaatattgtaataatatttgttgagattttgataatatattattatattgatcACATAACAAACAAAATTCTGCCAAttactatgttattttttctctggatttgttgaatttaaatttataattatattttttatattttatgtgctTTTACTAAATGATATCTTCATCTATTTGAACCCAAAAATCttttgacaatatatatatatattagaatttttcaaatataaattaatttttcatcttaTGTTTTCACATGCTTAatcatttatgatattttcattataagattctatatatataatttctttaacAGCGGGAGATCTTATTAGAGTTTCAAGGGACTTATAGAGATAGTAGAATTATTCCTTTCAAGCTATAAAGATTTatatcatgttttgtttttgtgttttagaaatatttttgaaaaaatttaaatttttttatttttttttcgttttaaattaatattttttttagtgttttcaaatcattttaatatattgatgttaaaaataatttttttaaaaaaatttattattttaatatattttgagtaaaaaacatttaaaaaattattatcagtAAAAGGATGTCTATAACATAGGTGGCCTATTTCATGCAAATAATATAAGTTAGAGGCTGACTAGATCTTAGAGACAGTGGAAGAAAAACGAGACAAAGTAGAAAGGGACTGGGATATATAACACATGAACCGGCAAGTCAGAAAACAtgtttatcagacaattaataACCTATCtaaggataataattttttttttagtttaaagtgGAAGTTTaagccagcttgcgcgtacctcgattaatctcacgggtcttaaaattaacaaccatgtaagcctccaataatcattatataaacaATCACAACTAATCAgagaactttttttaaatttttatgatcgATAATAATTGATATTATAAGATATATGAGTC
This window contains:
- the LOC7483498 gene encoding transcription factor WER; translation: MQGAGNGEYRKGLWTEEEDRILTDHVKVHGKGKWNQIAKVTGLKRCGKSCRLRWMNYLSPSVKRGVFSEEEDDLIIRLHKLLGNRWSLIAGRVPGRTDNQVKNHWNTHLSKRLGIKQKKCKVSASSSKFSEKLGANSRTKLSSNDEPILSHNGEAEIHTEIQDNSEKVKEMTSSQDPVLFGDCYDNFWLSNSDPFSCSPNLMEFLDQSLDLFCYNL